Part of the Halopseudomonas maritima genome, TCCGGCGGTTTCAAATACCCGGATGAGGGCATCGACCCCTGGGGCGTCTCCAAGCCGCGCCGCACCAAGCCGGTCGTCATCGCTGTACAGGGCACCTGCTGGACCGCCGGTATCGAGCTGATCCTCAACTCCGACATCGCCATCGCTGCCAGCAACACCACCTTCGCCCACAAGGAAGTCCTGCGCGGTATTCCGCCGTCCGGTGGCTCCACCGTGCGTTTCACTGAGACTGCCGGTTGGGCCGACGCCATGCGCTACATGCTGACCGGCGACGACTTTGACGCCAGCGAAGCCCTGCGCATGCGCCTGATCAACCAGATCGTCGAGCCCGGTGAAGAACTGGCCTGCGCCATCAGCTATGCCCAGCGCATCGCTAAAGCCGCGCCGCTGGCGATCAAGGCCACCCTGCAGTCCGGCTTCGACTCCCGCGATCAGGGCCACGACGCTGCTCTGTCCAAGCTGAACGAGCTGCTGTTCTCGCTGATGAAGAGTGAAGACGTGCGCGAAGGCGTGATGTCGATGATGCAAAAACGCGAGCCGGTCTTCAAAGGCCGTTAATCCCCCACCGCAATCGGACAGAGGCAAGCAATGCTAGAGTACCGCGCACCACTGGAGGAGTTTGAATTCCTCTCCCATCAGGTTCTTCGTCTGAACGAGCGCCTGCCTCTGCTCCCTGAGCACAATCACCTCGACGCTGATTTGCTCAAGGCCACGCTGGAGGCCGGCAGCGCGCTGCTAGGCAGCCAATTGCTGCCCTTGAATGCCAGCGGCGACGCCAGCGGCTGCTCTCTGGCTGACGGCAGCGTTTCCACGCCAGCCGGCTTCCCGGCTGCCTACGCCCAATTTCAGGAGAACGGCTGGCCCGCGCTGACCGTTCCCCTCGCCTGGGGTGGGCAGGGCTTTCCCGCCACCACCGGCGTTTTCTTCGACGAAATGCTCGCCTCCACCAACGTCGCCTTCAGCATCTTTGCCAAGGTGCGCGAAGGCGTTTTGCGCTGCGTGCAGCGCTTTGGTGATGAGCGGGTTCGGGAGTTGTTCGGTGCCAAGCTCGCCAGTGGCGAATGGCTCGGCACCATGTGTCTAACCGAGCCCCAGGCCGGCAGTGACCTCGGTTTGATCCGCACCACTGCGCGGGTCGATGCCGATGGCAACTATCGCCTGAGCGGCACCAAGATCTTCATTTCCAACGGTGATCACGACCTGACCAGCAATATCGTCCATCTGGTTCTGGCGCGCACCGAAGGCGCTCCGGCCGGCACCGGCGGGCTGAGCCTGTTTGCCGTGACCAAGTATCGGCTGGAAGACCAGCAGCGCAACGGCGTCAGCGTGATCGGCCTGGAGCACAAACACGGCATCCGCGCCAACGCCACCTGCAGTCTGGCCTTCGAAGATTCGCTGGCCTACCCGGTTGGTGAAACCAACCGCGGCCTGGCCTGCATGTTCTTGCTGATGAACAGCGCGCGCCTGGCGGTTGGCGTACAAACTGTGGGGCTGGCCGAGACGGCGTACCAGAACGCCCTGCGCTACGCCAACGAGCGTCATCAGGGCCGAGCGCTGAACGGCGCGACCCATCCGACGCTGCCAGCTGACCCGCTGACCAGTCACATTGGTGTGCGTTCAACCCTGATCGAACACCGCCTGTTTATCGAACCGGCGCGCCTGCTGTGTGCCTGGGTCGGTTTGTTGATGGACGAGTCCGCATGCCATCCGGATGAAGACCAGCGCAAGCACGCCGCGCAACTGGTCGAGCTGATGACGCCGATCATCAAGGGCTATCTGTCGAACCATTCCGGCAAGGTGATCAGCTCTGCCATGCAGCTGTTCGGTGGCCATGGCTACATCGTCGAAACCGGTATGGAACAACTGGTGCGCGACCACGCCATCTGCCCGATTTACGAAGGCACCAATCACATTCAGTCCCTCGACCTCCTGGCCCGCAAGGTGCTCGCCGATCAGGGCCGCCGTCTGAAATCGCTGGCCCGCGAAATGCTCGGCCTAGCGGCTCGACTCAAGCGCGATGAAACCCTCGCCCCGCTGGCGGGCAGCCTGCAGCGCTGGGTGAGCGAGCTGGAGCCGCTGATGCTGCATCTGGCGGTCGAAACCGTCTTCAACCGCGATGTGGTGGGTCGCGCCTCGCCCGATTACATGGAGCTGATCGGCACCATGGTGTTCGGCCACCTCTGGACCTGGATGGCCGAAGCGGCTCAGACCAGCGACCCCGACAGCGCCCACACCCGCAACAAGGTCGCCATGGCCGAGCTGTACATCAGTCGTGCCAACGAAGACATCCCCACCCTGATCAAGCGACTGATGCGCGAACCCCGCGAGCTCGATCGCCTTGGCCGGATCACCCTAACCTGAGCACCCCATCATGCCGCACGCCAATAATAAGAAGTCACGGCTGGAACTGGTCGTCAGCCATCACACCCTGCCCGATCTGGGCACCCAACGCATTGATGAACTGCTGCGCCGCAGCGCTGAGCGTCACCCGGACAGCACCGCGCTGTCCGCGTTGGGCCGGGACATCAGCTACCAGCAACTGTGGGAGCTGAGCGGCGCGGTGCAAAGCTGGTTGCTGCAACAGAAATTGCCAGCGGGCGCGCGCATTGCCGTCGCGTTGCCGAACATGCTGGCGCACCCGATTGCCTGCCTGGGCATCATCCGCGCCGGTTTCACGGCGGTCTGCGTCAACCCGCTGTACAGCGCTGAAGAGCTGGAACACAGCTTTCGCGACAGCGATGTGCAGGCGGTATTTCTGTTCGAGCCGATGTGTGAATCGGTTGCCGCCGCCATGCAACAGGCTGGCGTGAAGCGTGCCATTCGTGTCAGCCCCGGCGATCAGTTGGGCTGGAAGCGGCCGCTGGTCAACTGGGTCGCCCGCAAACGCATGGGTTACAAGAGTGTGGCTATTCAGGGGGGCGTCAGCTGGCAGCAGGTGATCCGCACGCGCCCGGGCCCGACGCCTGCCATCAGCCAGGACGCCGAGCACCCCGCGGTGATGATCTACAGCGGCGGCACCACCGGCCAGCCCAAAGGCGTGCCGATCAGCCACAAGGCGATGATCTACAACGTAGCCCAACAGATGGACGCCCTGCGCGGGCATCTGGCCGACGTGAAAGACGGCGATTACGTCCTGCTGCTGGCCGTGCCGCTGTATCACATTCTTGGCCTCGGTAACCTGCTGTTCACCCTCGCCCGCGGCGGCAAGGCCGTGCTGGTGATGAACCCGCGTGACAGCAAGGCGTTCGTGCGCGAGTGGTCACGCCATGCCATCAGCAGCTTTCCTGCGGTCAACACGCTGTTCAACGGGCTGCTGGAAACCAGCGGATTCGAGACCCTGGACTTCAGCCATCTGCGCCTGTGCATCGGCGCAGGCATGCCGGTCAGCGCCGGGACGGCGACGCGCTGGTTGCAGACCACAGGCTGCCACATCACCGAAGCCTACGGCATGACCGAGACCGGCCTGATCAGTTGCAACCCTCCGGGCGCATCGCGCGCCGGCTCGGTCGGCAAGCCGGTCAGCGGCATCGAGATTTCGCTGCGCGATGACAACGACAAGCCTGTCAGCATCGGCGAGGGCGAGATCTGCGTGCGCAGCGAGGCAATCATGGGCGGCTACTGGCAGCGGCCCGACGAGAACGCGGTTGCCTTCACCGCCGACGGCTACTTCCGCACGGGCGACATTGGCTCTTTCGACTGCGACGGCTACCTGAGCCTGGTCGACCGCAAGAAAGAAATGATCATCAGCGCCGGCTTCAAGGTCTTCCCCTCCGAAGTCGAGCGCGTCATCAACGCACACCCCGGCGTACTCGAGTCCGCCGTGGTCGCCGCACCCGATCCACGCTCCGGCGAGGTGCCGGTTGCCTACGTCGTGCGCCGCCAACCGGCGCTCGAAGCGCCCCATCTGCTAGAGCACTGCGCCAAACATCTAGCCAACTACAAGCGCCCGCGCCGGATAATCTTTCGCGACGAGCTCCCCAAGAGCAACGTCGGCAAGATCCTGCGCAAGGTACTTGCCAACGAACAGGAAAAACGGGAATGACCCACCTGCAGCAACTTGCCGACGCAGCCAGCGCCACCGCTTTTACTCTGGAGGCGCGTGACGGTTTTCAGCTGGCCGCTTGCTATTACCCGACCCACACCGCGCTGCAGGGCAACATCCTGCTGGCCGGTGCCACCGGGGTACAGCAAAAGCTGTATCGGCGGTTTGCCGGGTTTGCCAATGAACACGGCTTCAATGTCCTGACGCTGGACTACCGCGGCATTGGCGGCTCACGCCCGAAAAGCCTGAAAGGCTTTGAGGCTAACTATCTGGACTGGGCACGGCTCGACCTGAGCGCAGCGGTAGACCTGCTGGCCGACAGCGGCGCGCCGCCGTACTGGGTCGGACACTCCTACGGAGGACAGGCGCTGGGCCTGATCGACAATCACGACCGTATTGATGCGGCGTATTGCTTCGGCACCGGTGCTGGCTGGGCGGGCTGGATGCCGCCGCTGGAAGCGATAAAAGTGCGCCTGATGTGGAATGTGATCCTGCCGCTGATCGTCGCCCGCAAAGGCTACATGGCCTGGAGTCTGCTGGGCATGGGCGACGACCTGCCGCTGGGCATCTACCAGGACTGGAAACGCTGGTGCGCCAACCCGCACTACTTCTTTGATGACCCGGCCATGAGCGAGATGCACGACATCTACGCCCGGGTACAAACACCGAGCCTGTTTGCCAACGCGGTGGACGATGCCTGGGCTCCGCCCAAATCCCGCGATGCTTTCGTCCCCTTCTATCGCAACGCTAACGTCGCAACGCTGGATCTAACTCCGAGCCGCAGCAGCATCGGCCATATGGGGTATTTTCTCGCCAATGCCGAGGTGATGTGGGCAGACTGCCTGACCTGGCTGCAGACACAGGCGCAAGCCCGCCCAGCAAACCATCAAATAGCAGAGAGCGCATCGTGAACGACCCCGTAACCACCACCAGACCCGCCGGCGGCGCCATGCTGCCGGAAACCTTGCATGCGCTCATCTCCAGCCGCCGGGCGGTGCGCCGTTTCACCCCCGAGCCGGTGCCGGATGACGTCATTCGCCACTGCCTGGAGCTGGCGACGCTGGCACCCAGCTCCTGCAACCTGCAACCCTGGAGCTTTCAAGTGATCCGCTCACCGGAGCTGCTGCAAAAACTGCATCCGGTATGTCTGGGGCAAAGTGCTGCCCGAGCACCACTGATCATCGCCGTGCTCGCGCGGCCGGATACGTGGAAGGCG contains:
- a CDS encoding crotonase/enoyl-CoA hydratase family protein, with the protein product MSEANSGAGRVTRELRDNLFLIGLDRAGKRNAFDSAMLTDLALAMGEYEREDEARCAVVFAHGDHFTAGLDLMELAPKLASGGFKYPDEGIDPWGVSKPRRTKPVVIAVQGTCWTAGIELILNSDIAIAASNTTFAHKEVLRGIPPSGGSTVRFTETAGWADAMRYMLTGDDFDASEALRMRLINQIVEPGEELACAISYAQRIAKAAPLAIKATLQSGFDSRDQGHDAALSKLNELLFSLMKSEDVREGVMSMMQKREPVFKGR
- a CDS encoding acyl-CoA dehydrogenase family protein, which codes for MLEYRAPLEEFEFLSHQVLRLNERLPLLPEHNHLDADLLKATLEAGSALLGSQLLPLNASGDASGCSLADGSVSTPAGFPAAYAQFQENGWPALTVPLAWGGQGFPATTGVFFDEMLASTNVAFSIFAKVREGVLRCVQRFGDERVRELFGAKLASGEWLGTMCLTEPQAGSDLGLIRTTARVDADGNYRLSGTKIFISNGDHDLTSNIVHLVLARTEGAPAGTGGLSLFAVTKYRLEDQQRNGVSVIGLEHKHGIRANATCSLAFEDSLAYPVGETNRGLACMFLLMNSARLAVGVQTVGLAETAYQNALRYANERHQGRALNGATHPTLPADPLTSHIGVRSTLIEHRLFIEPARLLCAWVGLLMDESACHPDEDQRKHAAQLVELMTPIIKGYLSNHSGKVISSAMQLFGGHGYIVETGMEQLVRDHAICPIYEGTNHIQSLDLLARKVLADQGRRLKSLAREMLGLAARLKRDETLAPLAGSLQRWVSELEPLMLHLAVETVFNRDVVGRASPDYMELIGTMVFGHLWTWMAEAAQTSDPDSAHTRNKVAMAELYISRANEDIPTLIKRLMREPRELDRLGRITLT
- a CDS encoding AMP-binding protein, translated to MPHANNKKSRLELVVSHHTLPDLGTQRIDELLRRSAERHPDSTALSALGRDISYQQLWELSGAVQSWLLQQKLPAGARIAVALPNMLAHPIACLGIIRAGFTAVCVNPLYSAEELEHSFRDSDVQAVFLFEPMCESVAAAMQQAGVKRAIRVSPGDQLGWKRPLVNWVARKRMGYKSVAIQGGVSWQQVIRTRPGPTPAISQDAEHPAVMIYSGGTTGQPKGVPISHKAMIYNVAQQMDALRGHLADVKDGDYVLLLAVPLYHILGLGNLLFTLARGGKAVLVMNPRDSKAFVREWSRHAISSFPAVNTLFNGLLETSGFETLDFSHLRLCIGAGMPVSAGTATRWLQTTGCHITEAYGMTETGLISCNPPGASRAGSVGKPVSGIEISLRDDNDKPVSIGEGEICVRSEAIMGGYWQRPDENAVAFTADGYFRTGDIGSFDCDGYLSLVDRKKEMIISAGFKVFPSEVERVINAHPGVLESAVVAAPDPRSGEVPVAYVVRRQPALEAPHLLEHCAKHLANYKRPRRIIFRDELPKSNVGKILRKVLANEQEKRE
- a CDS encoding alpha/beta hydrolase family protein encodes the protein MTHLQQLADAASATAFTLEARDGFQLAACYYPTHTALQGNILLAGATGVQQKLYRRFAGFANEHGFNVLTLDYRGIGGSRPKSLKGFEANYLDWARLDLSAAVDLLADSGAPPYWVGHSYGGQALGLIDNHDRIDAAYCFGTGAGWAGWMPPLEAIKVRLMWNVILPLIVARKGYMAWSLLGMGDDLPLGIYQDWKRWCANPHYFFDDPAMSEMHDIYARVQTPSLFANAVDDAWAPPKSRDAFVPFYRNANVATLDLTPSRSSIGHMGYFLANAEVMWADCLTWLQTQAQARPANHQIAESAS